The proteins below are encoded in one region of Silene latifolia isolate original U9 population chromosome 2, ASM4854445v1, whole genome shotgun sequence:
- the LOC141640860 gene encoding uncharacterized protein LOC141640860 has protein sequence MERIRAIGVRKLSYAGRLVLIKSVLSTLHCYWARIFILPVSILNKVEALCRSFLWQGNEISNGPALIAWDTCCKTKQEGGLGLIDLRRWNTAALGKYIWWIAQKEDHLWVKWIHNIYMKCVNWVDYKPNTGASWSWRKLCGVKDKLKAGYVNDWWLHQGHQYTISAGYSWLGMSNNKVAWTPFVWNSMSLPKYCLIGWIVANGKLLTRDRLFQMGICRDTICCICGTHNESHTHLFFECAYSKACLDLLNGFFQMTIPVVNFMHWWLKLRLKNLLRKKIIAAGIQSLIYNIWEMRNRSRVDGLLLRLEKLIEKLLQNLRLRLQVLHSTGKISDNYREWI, from the coding sequence ATGGAAAGGATCAGGGCCATTGGAGTTAGGAAACTCTCCTATGCAGGAAGGCTTGTTCTCATCAAATCTGTTCTCAGTACTTTGCATTGTTATTGGGCACGTATTTTCATTCTTCCTGTGAGTATTTTGAACAAGGTTGAAGCATTGTGTAGGAGTTTCCTATGGCAGGGCAATGAGATATCTAATGGGCCTGCTCTGATTGCGTGGGATACCTGCTGTAAAACTAAGCAAGAAGGTGGTTTAGGCCTCATTGATCTTAGGAGGTGGAACACAGCTGCACTGGGGAAATACATATGGTGGATTGCCCAAAAAGAGGACCATTTGTGGGTTAAATGGATTCATAATATTTATATGAAATGTGTGAATTGGGTTGATTATAAGCCTAATACTGGTGCAAGCTGGTCGTGGAGAAAACTTTGTGGTGTTAAAGATAAGCTAAAGGCAGGCTATGTGAATGATTGGTGGCTGCATCAGGGGCATCAATATACTATCAGTGCTGGGTATTCTTGGTTGGGGATGTCTAACAATAAGGTTGCCTGGACTCCTTTTGTTTGGAATTCTATGAGTCTACCTAAGTATTGCCTAATTGGATGGATTGTGGCTAATGGAAAACTTCTCACTCGAGATAGATTATTTCAGATGGGCATTTGTAGGGATACTATCTGCTGCATTTGTGGGACTCATAATGAAAGTCATACTCATCTTTTTTTTGAGTGTGCTTATAGCAAAGCTTGCTTGGATTTGCTTAATGGCTTTTTTCAGATGACCATTCCTGTTGTCAACTTCATGCACTGGTGGTTAAAGCTACGGTTGAAGAATTTACTAAGGAAGAAAATCATTGCTGCTGGGATTCAATCTTTGATTTATAACATTTGGGAGATGAGAAACAGGAGTCGAGTAGATGGGTTATTACTACGACTAGAGAAGTTGATTGAGAAGCTCTTGCAGAACCTGAGATTGCGGCTGCAAGTGTTACACTCTACTGGGAAGATTAGTGATAACTATAGGGAATGGATATGA
- the LOC141640859 gene encoding uncharacterized protein LOC141640859 has translation MVVAATAPEKEACMCKGFGSTLSGAALQWFVNIPTSLFPASRGLLNVFNQQFASSHKPEKLSSDLYRIVQRFEESTRDYLARFNVEKILIPRCDPTTAVNAFIRGLHRDSDLYKDISKHPCATFEEKNNERAKPYSKNTVNKVSGETESTEAPPKLSEYGFTTGLAGVLKAIRELGQRARWPQKPTPRENDGRDARKRCEYHSDIGHNTEDCVVLRKEVNHLYSAGFLDHLLPKGAKYGKVNNADQAQPSPPPPYSKVVSVITGGSEICGLTYSAAKGHATETKGDKPEFSFRILVDTGSSVNLIMLETLKNMRFSEKDLVQKAVPLVGFSGETKQSLGEIVIPTFAGGMNK, from the exons ATGGTGGTTGCAGCAACAGCGCCTGAAAAGGAGGcatgcatgtgcaagggattcggTTCCACCTTGTCAGGAGCCGCACTCCAATGGTTCGTTAACATCCCAACAAGTCTGTTTCCAGCTTCGCGGGGGTTATTGAACGTTTTTAATCAACAGTTCGCCAGCAGTCACAAGCCAGAAAAATTATCCAGTGATCTATACCGGATCGTCCAGAGATTCGAGGAGTCCACCAGGGATTATCTCGCCAGATTCAATGTGGAAAAAATATTAATCCCTAGGTGCGACCCTACAACAGCAGTCAATGCCTTCATAAGGGGACTGCATCGCGACTCTGATTTGTACAAGGATATCAGCAAGCACCCATGTGCCACCTTTGAGGAA AAGAATAACGAAAGAGCCAAACCCTACAGCAAGAACACAGTGAACAAAGTCTCAGGAGAAACTGAGAGCACCGAGGCTCCTCCTAAGCTCAGCGAGTATGGGTTCACCACTGGACTTGCTGGGGTATTGAAGGCAATCAGGGAACTGGGGCAGAGGGCCAGGTGGCCCCAAAAGCCTACACCCAGGGAGAACGATGGAAGAGATGCCAGAAAAAGGTGTGAATACCACAGCGATATTGGTCACAATACAGAAGATTGTGTTGTACTACGAAAGGAAGTAAACCACCTCTATAGTGCTGGATTCTTGGATCACCTGCTCCCCAAGGGAGCAAAATATGGAAAGGTTAATAATGCTGACCAGGCCCAACCATCCCCACCTCCACCTTACTCAAAGGTCGTGAGCGTCATCACAGGAGGATCGGAAATATGTGGTCTCACTTATTCAGCAGCAAAGGGCCATGCAACCGAGACTAAAGGAGATAAACCAGAGTTCTCCTTCCGA atattggtagatacaggaagctctgtGAACCTCATAATGCTGGAAACCTTGAAGAACATGAGGTTCAGCGAGAAAGACCTGGTGCAGAAGGCAGTACCCTTGGTAGGCTTCAGCGGAGAAACTAAACAATCTCTTGGAGAAATAGTGATTCCTACCTTTGCAGGGGGTATGAACAAATAG